One Natronomonas gomsonensis genomic window, AGTACGAAGAGGACGAGTACCCGGTCCGTCTGCTGTGTGTCGACTCGCTGACGGCCCACTTCCGTGCGGAGTACGTCGGCCGCGGGGAGTTGGCCGACCGCCAGCAGAAACTCAACAAGCACCTCCACGACATCGACCGCGTCGGCAACCTCTATAACTCCGCGGTCGTCGTCACGAACCAGGTGCAGTCGAACCCCGACGCCTTCTTCGGAGACCCGACGAAGCCCATCGGTGGCAACATCCTCGGCCACAAGTCGACGTTCCGGATGTACCTCCGGAAGTCGAAGGGCAACAAACGCATCGTCAAACTGGTCGACGCGCCGAACCTCCCCGACGGCGAATCGGTGATGCGCGTCCAGGGCGAAGGGCTGAAGCCGGAGTGACGTAGCCCAACTGCCCGGTTCCTTTTTGCTAATCGCCCTCCCAGAGCGGCGTATGGAGAAAGCCACCATAGACGACCTCGACAACTGGATGGGACCGTCGGCAGTCAAGCGGCCGCTCGGGAAGGCTCTCGGCACCGAGCACATGAGCATGCGGTTTTACGAACTCGACCCCGGCGAGAGCACCGCCTTCGGCTATCACGCCCACGAGAACCAAGAGGAGGTGTTCTACGTCGTCGAGGGGGAGTTGACTTTCGAGACCGAGGACGGAGACGTGGCGGTGGCGGAAGGTGAGGTGATTCGGTTCGCTCCGGGAGAGTTCCAGCGGAGCAGAAACGAAACCGACGGCCGCGTCCGAACGCTCGGCATCGGCGCGCCGGCCGACGCCGGCGAGTTGACCCTGCTCCGGGAGTGTCCGGAGTGTGGCGAACGGACCGACCAAGAAATCGACTCGGTCGACGACGGCGCCGCCCTCGTGACGCTGTGTGTCGAGTGCGGCGCCGAGACTGGACGGTTTTCCTAAGACGAGGAAGCTAAACCGTCGGCGTTCATCCGGTCGGACATGAGCGACACGTTCGTCTACGACGACGACTGCGGCTTCTGTACGTGGTGGGCCGACTACTTCGCCGACAAGACGACGCTCGAGGTCGTCGGGTTCGCGGAACTCACCGACGCACAACTGGAGCGGCTCCCCGACGACTACGAGGACTGCTCGCATCTCCTCGCCGACGATGCGGTGTACTCCTGTGGTGCCGCCATCGAGCAGGCGCTGGCCCGGGCTGACGTTCCCCCCGGCTCTCGGGACGTTTTCGGTTTCCTCCGGCAGTTCGAGGACTACGAGCAGTTCCGCGAGCGACTCTACCACGAGGTTGCCGACCGGCGGGGGCTGTGGGGGCAGTTCCTCTCGAAGGAGCAACTCGAAGAGTAAAGAAGACACCTCCGCGAGCGGCCGACGTGCGCGAATCGGTGTCGGTGGACTTAGTACGAAGGCGCGGATACTCCGTGGGTATGAACGTTGCAGACGCGATGACGCCCCGGTCGGAGGTCGTGACTGTCGAAATCCCCGGTACCCGAGAGGACGTTCTGGAGTACCTCCAAGACCGCGGGTTCTCGTCGGTCCCGATTATCAAATCGACCGACGATGGCGAGGTGTTTCGGGGCCTCGTCACGCGGGAGTCGCTCATCGAACAGCCCGACGAAGACCAGTTGGCGATTCTGGTTCGAGAGGTGCCGACCATCGGGTCGTCGGCGACGCTGACCGAGGTGGCCGAGTTGGTCGTCGACTCCGGTGAGCGCCGCGTCCCAGTCGTCGACGACGGCGAGTTGGTCGGTATCGTCACCGTCACGGACATCGTCCGGGCCATCGCCGAGGGCGAGGAGGACGGCGACACCACCGTTGGCGGCCTCGCGACCCGTGAAGTAAACACCGTCTACGAGGGAACGCCGCTGACGGTCGCAGAGCGGGAACTCTCCTACGCCGACGTGCCCTACGCCGTCGTGTTGGACGAGTCGGGCGCGCTCAGCGGGATGCTCACCGAGGTCGACGTCATCGAGGTCGCACGCGTCGTCCAAGGCGAGACCGACCCCGGCGACGCCGTCGCCAATCAGGACGACGAGTGGATGTGGGAGGGAATCAAGGCCGTTGGAAGCCGCGCGGTTCCGACGCTGAACGTCGAGATTCCCACCGACCCCGTCTCGGAGTTCATGACCGCCGACCTCGTGACCGTCTCCCGGTCGAAGACGGCCCGTGACGCTGCCCAACTGATGATTTCCAACGACATCGAGCAGATTCCGCTCGTCTCCGGCGACGAACTGGTCGGTGTGGTCCGGGACGTCGACCTCTTGGAGGCGCTCGTATGACCGAGTTGGACGACCTCGCGGAGTTGGCCAAGCGCCGTGGCTTCTTCTTCCCGTCGAACGAGGCCTACGGCGGCACGGCCGGTTTCTACACCTACGGTCCGGAGGGCGCGGCGCTGAAGCGCAACCTCGAGGACACCTGGCGCGACATCTTCGTCCGCGAGGAGGGTCACATGGAGTTGGAGGCACCGACCGTGATGCCCGAGGCTGTCTTCGAGGCCTCGGGACACCTCGACGGCTTCGACGACATGATAATCGAGTGTGTCGAGTGTGGGTCGACCCACCGCGCCGACCACCTCGTCGAGGACGCCGTCGAAGACATCGAGGACGCCGAGGCGTACGACCCCGAGGCGGTGGCCGAACTCATCGCCGACCACGGCATCGAGTGTCCCTCCTGTGGCGCGCCGCTGGCCGACACGGACGTCGAGGAGTTCAACCTCATGTTCGGCACGAACATCGGCCCCGGGTCGTCGTCGCCGGGGTATCTCCGGCCCGAAACCGCACAGGGCATCTTCGTCGAGTTCCCCCGACTGAAGGAGTACGCCCGCAATCAGTTGCCGTTCGGCGTCGCCCAAATCGGCCGTGCCTACCGCAACGAGATTTCGCCGCGGCGGGCGCTCGTCCGTGTTCGGGAGTTCACGCAAGCCGAACTGGAGCACTTCATCGACCCTGAAACCGACGAGCCGCCGCTTGAGCGCGTCGCGGACGTCGAGGTGCCGCTGTACTCCGCCGAAGCACAGAACGCCGACGACGGCGGCGTCGAGGCCTACACCGTCGGCGAAGCCGTCGAGGAGGGCGTCATCGGCAGCGAGTGGGTTGCCTACTACCTCGGCCGGGCGATGGACTTCTACGAGCGAATCGGCATCGACATGGAGCGGTTCCGCTATCGCCAGCACCTCACGGGCGAGCGGGCACACTACGCCGCCGACTGCTGGGACGCCGAGACCGAGTTGGGCGGCAACTGGGTCGAGGTGACCGGCTTCGCCTACCGCTCGGACTACGACCTCTCGAAACACGGCGAGTACTCCGGCGAGGACTTCACGCTGTTCCGGCAGTACGACGAACCGAAGACCGTAGAGCGGGCGACGGTCGACCCCGACATGAGCTATCTCGGCCCCGAGTTCGGCGGTGCGGCCGGTGACGTAGCCGACGCCCTGGCGGCGCTTGCTGGTCGGGACCGCTCGGCGTTCGACGGCGAGGAGGTCACTGTCGAGGTCGACGGCGAGTCCTACACCGTCCCCGTCGAGAAGACCGGCTTTTCTGTCGAAGAACAGACCGAGGCCGGCGAGCACATCACGCCGCACGTCGTCGAACCCTCCTTCGGCGTCGGCCGCCTCGTCTACAGCGTCCTCATCCATCGCCACGGCACCGACGAGGTCGACGGCGAACAGCGGGCGTTCCTCGATTTGCCCGCCGACATCGCGCCGACGACGGTCGCCGTCTTCCCGCTGATGACGAAGGACGGCCTCGACGACCGCGCCGAGGAGTTGGCCCACGAACTCCGCGAAAGTGGCTTCGAGGTCGCCTACGACGACACCGGCAACATCGGCCGTCGGTACCGCCGACAGGACGAGGTCGGCACCCCCTACTGCGTGACCGTCGACTACGAGACGCTGGAGGACGGCACGGTGACGGTTCGGGAACGGGACTCAACGGACCAGACCCGCGTCGCCGTCGAGGACTTGTCCGACGCGCTTCGGCGACTGGTCAGCGGTGCGACGCTCGCGGAACTGTAGCCCGGGACTGACCTACACCTTTTATTGACCACGGACCGACGACCGGGTATGACCGTCTACGAGTCGGACTTGCCGGGCGTCGGCAAGAAGTTCGAAATCGAAATCGACGACGACGAACAGCTCGTTGTCGTCACCCACAACACCGGTAAGCGGGAGGTGTTCCGCCGACGAGGCGAGGAGGACTCCGAGAAACTGTTCGAACTCTCGGACCGACTGGCCAGACAGGTGGGGACGATTCTGGAGGGCGCGTACTTCCAGCCGGTCGCCACCGAGACGACCGAGACGATGCTCGACGAGGACACGCTGTTCGAGTGGGTCGCCGTCGCCGAGGGGTCGGAGTTGGTCGACAAGACGCTAGCGGAAGTCGACTTCCGGGAGACGACCGGCACGTCCGTCGTCGCAATCCAGCGCGACGACGAGACAGAATCCAACCCCAATGCGGACACCACCATCCGGGCAGGGGATACGCTGGTCATCATCGGCGCCCGCGACGCCTGTGACCGCGTTGAGCGACTGGCCGCCGGGACTGACACGGCCGGCGAGGATGCCGCGGCGGCGGCCGACGAATCCGGCGACGACGCAGACACGGACGCCTGACGATGGCGGCGCTGTTGTTCGAGGCGGGTGTGATGTTTAGCGTTCTCGCCGTCGCCGGGGCGGTCGCACACCGCATCGACCTGTCGGTCATCCCGTTTTACGTCGTCTCCGGGGTGCTCGTCAGTCCGTACGTCTTCGGGGCGCTCGGCCTGCCCGCCCTACAGGACCAGGAGTTCATCACGCTGTTGGCGGAGTTCGGTATCGTCTTCCTTCTGTTCTTTCTCGGCCTAGAATTCAGCCTCGACCGACTGCTCGAATCGAAGGAGAACATCGGGAAAGCCGGCGCGCTGGACCTCGCGGTCAATCTCCCCATCGGCGTTGCCATCGGTCTCGCCTTGGGATGGTCGGTTCTGGAGGCGTTCGTCCTCGGCGGCATCGTCTACATCTCCTCGTCGGCGGTCATCACGAAATCGCTCATCGATTTGGGGTGGATCGCAAACGACGAGGCCCAACCGATGCTCGGGACGCTCGTCTTCGAGGACCTGTTCATCGCCTTCTACCTCGCCGTGCTGTCTGCGGTGATACTCGGCGGTGGGACGTTCATCGAGGTGCTCCAGCAGGTCGCAATCGCGATGGGCTTTCTGGCCGTCCTCGTGGGCGCGGTCTACTTCGGGTCGGCGTACTTCGAGGCGTTTCTCGACGTCGATTCCCAGGAGATGTTCGTCATCCGGGCCGTCGCCATCACCGTCCTCGTCGCCGGCGGCGCGCTCGCCCTCGGCGTCAGCGAGGCCGTCGCTGCCTTCTTCATCGGCATGGGCTTTTCGGGGACCGACCACCTTCACGACCTCGAACGGCGACTCATCCCGCTCAGGGACGTGTTCGCGGCCGTCTTCTTCTTCTGGATAGGGCTCAACACCGACCCGACCGTCTTCGGGAGTGTGGCGATTGCCGGCCTCCTCGCCGTGTTAGTCGTCGCGACGACGCCGACGAAACTCCTGACGGGCTTTCTCAGCGGCCGTATCTACGGTCTCGACGACCGCCGTAGCGTCCGAGTCGGCTGTGGGATGGTCACTCGGGGGGAGTTCTCGCTCATCATCGCGGCGCTGGCGGCCGGCTCCGGCGGCTCGGTCGTGCTGACCGAGACGATTCCCTCCGTGGCCGTCGGCTACGTCCTCGTGATGAGCATCCTCGGGACGCTGTTCATGCAGTACGCCGGCCTGTTCGAACGGTTTGTCGTCAGTGAGGAGCCAGCGCCCGCCGGCGCGGACTGACCGCTCGTGGCGTCGTATCGTCGGAACGAAACATCCGGCGCGGGCGCGCCGAGTCGAAAATTCAGTCGATGTGGCCTTCGCGACGCAGTTGGGCGGCGTCTTGCCCGTCGTAGCGCCATTCGACGTCCGCCTTCTCGTCTTGGAACGACCACGGCTCGATGAGAACCACGTCGTCCTTGTTGACCCACGTCCGGAAGCGCATGCGACCGGGAATCCGGCCCATTCGCTCCTTGCCGTCGTTACACCGGAGGCGCACGCGGCGGCCACCCAGCATCTCGGTTACGACGGCGAACATCTCGTCTTCCCCCGGCATCCGGAGGTTCTTACGTTGTGTCTCTTCTGTCACAGTATAAATAGACTCTCTGAACGTTTAAACCGTCGGATTTTTCGTGGTACGGCGTCGCAACGCACGCCCCCGGCCGGCGGTCGGTTTACTTTCACCGCGCTGGCCGAACCCTTATCCGCCGAAACGACGAACTCCGGGGTAGATGGCGACAGCGACGGACGGCCCGGAGTACATCGAGGGGCCGATGCTGGAAGACGGCCTCCTCGAGAAGCGCCGCTACCAGCTCCGGCTGGCCGACACCGCGACACGCGACCACACCCTCGTCTGTCTGCCGACGGGACTCGGCAAGACGGCCGTGAGCCTGCTCGTCACCGCCGAGCGGCTGGCCGACCACGGCGGTAAGTCCCTGTTGCTCGCGCCGACGAAGCCGCTCGTCCAACAGCACGCCGACTTCTACCG contains:
- a CDS encoding cupin domain-containing protein yields the protein MEKATIDDLDNWMGPSAVKRPLGKALGTEHMSMRFYELDPGESTAFGYHAHENQEEVFYVVEGELTFETEDGDVAVAEGEVIRFAPGEFQRSRNETDGRVRTLGIGAPADAGELTLLRECPECGERTDQEIDSVDDGAALVTLCVECGAETGRFS
- a CDS encoding DCC1-like thiol-disulfide oxidoreductase family protein — protein: MSDTFVYDDDCGFCTWWADYFADKTTLEVVGFAELTDAQLERLPDDYEDCSHLLADDAVYSCGAAIEQALARADVPPGSRDVFGFLRQFEDYEQFRERLYHEVADRRGLWGQFLSKEQLEE
- a CDS encoding CBS domain-containing protein, producing the protein MNVADAMTPRSEVVTVEIPGTREDVLEYLQDRGFSSVPIIKSTDDGEVFRGLVTRESLIEQPDEDQLAILVREVPTIGSSATLTEVAELVVDSGERRVPVVDDGELVGIVTVTDIVRAIAEGEEDGDTTVGGLATREVNTVYEGTPLTVAERELSYADVPYAVVLDESGALSGMLTEVDVIEVARVVQGETDPGDAVANQDDEWMWEGIKAVGSRAVPTLNVEIPTDPVSEFMTADLVTVSRSKTARDAAQLMISNDIEQIPLVSGDELVGVVRDVDLLEALV
- the glyS gene encoding glycine--tRNA ligase, with protein sequence MTELDDLAELAKRRGFFFPSNEAYGGTAGFYTYGPEGAALKRNLEDTWRDIFVREEGHMELEAPTVMPEAVFEASGHLDGFDDMIIECVECGSTHRADHLVEDAVEDIEDAEAYDPEAVAELIADHGIECPSCGAPLADTDVEEFNLMFGTNIGPGSSSPGYLRPETAQGIFVEFPRLKEYARNQLPFGVAQIGRAYRNEISPRRALVRVREFTQAELEHFIDPETDEPPLERVADVEVPLYSAEAQNADDGGVEAYTVGEAVEEGVIGSEWVAYYLGRAMDFYERIGIDMERFRYRQHLTGERAHYAADCWDAETELGGNWVEVTGFAYRSDYDLSKHGEYSGEDFTLFRQYDEPKTVERATVDPDMSYLGPEFGGAAGDVADALAALAGRDRSAFDGEEVTVEVDGESYTVPVEKTGFSVEEQTEAGEHITPHVVEPSFGVGRLVYSVLIHRHGTDEVDGEQRAFLDLPADIAPTTVAVFPLMTKDGLDDRAEELAHELRESGFEVAYDDTGNIGRRYRRQDEVGTPYCVTVDYETLEDGTVTVRERDSTDQTRVAVEDLSDALRRLVSGATLAEL
- a CDS encoding cation:proton antiporter regulatory subunit; this encodes MTVYESDLPGVGKKFEIEIDDDEQLVVVTHNTGKREVFRRRGEEDSEKLFELSDRLARQVGTILEGAYFQPVATETTETMLDEDTLFEWVAVAEGSELVDKTLAEVDFRETTGTSVVAIQRDDETESNPNADTTIRAGDTLVIIGARDACDRVERLAAGTDTAGEDAAAAADESGDDADTDA
- a CDS encoding cation:proton antiporter — translated: MAALLFEAGVMFSVLAVAGAVAHRIDLSVIPFYVVSGVLVSPYVFGALGLPALQDQEFITLLAEFGIVFLLFFLGLEFSLDRLLESKENIGKAGALDLAVNLPIGVAIGLALGWSVLEAFVLGGIVYISSSAVITKSLIDLGWIANDEAQPMLGTLVFEDLFIAFYLAVLSAVILGGGTFIEVLQQVAIAMGFLAVLVGAVYFGSAYFEAFLDVDSQEMFVIRAVAITVLVAGGALALGVSEAVAAFFIGMGFSGTDHLHDLERRLIPLRDVFAAVFFFWIGLNTDPTVFGSVAIAGLLAVLVVATTPTKLLTGFLSGRIYGLDDRRSVRVGCGMVTRGEFSLIIAALAAGSGGSVVLTETIPSVAVGYVLVMSILGTLFMQYAGLFERFVVSEEPAPAGAD
- the eif1A gene encoding translation initiation factor eIF-1A; the encoded protein is MTEETQRKNLRMPGEDEMFAVVTEMLGGRRVRLRCNDGKERMGRIPGRMRFRTWVNKDDVVLIEPWSFQDEKADVEWRYDGQDAAQLRREGHID